The genomic DNA TGCTCGTCGAGCATGGCGACCAGCTCGCGAGGAACGCCGGGCAAGGCGATCACGACCGCGCCGGCGAGCTCCATCCGCAGGCCGGGCGCGCTCCCCTGCGGGTTCGGCACGACCTCGGCCCCGACCGGGACGTCGGCCTGCCGCAGCGCCACGTCGGTCGGGACGACGTTCCACTGCGCGTACCGCGACCGGATCACGTCGATCAGCGTCGGGTCGCGGACCAGGTCCACCCCGGCCGCTGCCGCGAGCGCGTCGCGGGTCAGGTCGTCGGAGGTCGGGCCGAGCCCGCCGCTGCACAGCACGATGTCGGCCCGCGCGGTGGCCGCCCGCAGCGCCGCGACGATCTCGTCGAGGTCGTCCGCCACGTCGCAGACCATGGACAGGCCGAGCCCGAGCGAGCCGAGCGCGTCAGCAACCCGGGCCACGTTCGAGTTGAGCACCAGTCCGGACAGCAGTTCGTCGCCGACGGTGAGCAGCTCGACGCGGGTCATGGCAGCTCAGACCACCGGGGCCGTCCGGCGCAGCCGCAGAGCGCGCAAGAGATAGTCGTAGCCGGTGAGCAAGGCGACCACGACCGCGGCGGTCATCAGCACCCGAGCGATGTCGTGCCCGAAGCCGGTGAACGGCAGGATCCAGAAACCGGTGCCGAAGCCGAGCAGCATCGTCTTCAGCTTCCCACCGCGGCTGGCCGCGATGACGCCGCGGCGGATGACCCAGAACCGCAGCAGCGTCACGCCGATCTCCCGGACCAGCACGATGATCGTGACGATCCACGGCAGGTCGCCCAGCGTCGACAACCCGATCAACGCGGCGCCGGACAGGGCCTTGTCCGCGATCGGGTCGGCGATCTTCCCGAAGTCGGTCACCAGCCCGCGGCTGCGGGCCACCCGGCCGTCGAGGGTGTCGGTGACCGCGGCCACCGCGTACACCACCCAGGCGAACCAGCGCCATGAGTGGACGTGCCCGCCGCCGTGGAACAGCACGACAACGAAAACCGGGACGAGCAGCAGACGCAGGGCCGTCAGACCGTTTGCCAGGTTGGCGGCGCCGACTCGCGAGACGGGGTCAGCCAGATGATCCTGCGTCAGGGCACTCACCCGACCGCCCCGGCCAGCGCGCCGGCGAGTGCGCCGCCGCTCACCCCGACCGCCTCGGCCACCAGGTCCACCCCGAAACTCCCGACCACCCGGGCGGTCACGAACTCCCCGACGCGCGACTCGAACGGCCCGACCAGCACCACCCCGCCGTCGACCTCCGGCGCCTGATGCGCCGCGCGGCCCTCCGCGACCGCGGGCCCGAACCGGTCGTCCCCCGGGTAGTCGCCACCCTCGGTCGACTCGACCAGCACGATCACCTCGTCACCGACCCGGTCGGCGGCCCGGTCCTCGGCCACCTGCTCGACCAGCCGCGTGATCCGCTCGAGCCGATCGCGGATCTCCGCCTCGTCGACCTTTCCGTCGAACGCGACCGCCTCGGTGCCGTCCTCGTCGGAGTAGCCGAACACGCCGACCGCGTCGAGGCGGGCGGCACTGAGGAAGCGCTCCAGCTCCACGACGTCGGCCTCGGTCTCGCCGGGGAAGCCCACGATGACGTTGGTCCGGATCCCGGCGCCGGGCTGCCGCGAGCGGATGCTGTCGATCAGCTCGAGGAACCGGTCGGTGTCGCCGAAGCGGCGCATACGCCGCAGCACGTCGGCCGACGAGTGCTGGAAGGACAGGTCGAAGTACGGGGCCACACCGGGGGTGCCGGTGAGCACGTCGACCAGCGACGGGCGCATCTCCGCCGGCTGCAGGTAGTTCACCCGCACCCGTTCGACGCCCTCGATCTGCGCCAACCGCGGCAGCAGTCGCTCGAGCAGGCGCAGCTCGCCGAGGTCCTTGCCGTATGACGTCGAGTTCTCCGAGACCAGCACGATCTCGCGGACCCCGCCCGCGGCCAGCCAGGCCGCCTCCTCGAGCACCTCGACCGGCGGCCGGGACAGGAACGCGCCGCGGAACGACGGGATCGCGCAGAACGCGCAACGCCGGTCGCAGCCCGAGGCCAGCTTGAGCGGGGCCATCGGCCCGCCGTCGAGCCGACGACGCAGCGGACGCGGGCCGCTGCCCGGGCCGGCCCAGGCCAGCAGGTCCGCGACCGGGTCGGTGCCGGCTGGTGCATGCCCGGGAACGGAGACGCCACCGGCGGCGGCCGGACGGTCGACGGGGGTCAGCGGCAGCAGCGCGCGGCGGTCGCGGGGGGTGTGCGCGACGTGCGAGACGCCGGCCACCGCGTCGCGCAGCCGGGAGCCGATGTCGCCGTAGTCGTCGAAGCCCAGGACGCGCGCCTCGGGCAGCGCCGCAGCCAACTCCGCTCCGTAGCGCTCGGCCAGGCAGCCCACGGCGACGACGGCCCGACCGGCCGCGCCGTCGACGATGTCGGAGGCGGCCAGCAGGGCGTCGATGCTGTCCTTCTTCGCAGCCTCGACGAAGCCGCAGGTGTTGACGACGATCACGTCGGCGCGCTCCGGGTCGTCGCCGACGACCCAGCCCGCCCCGGCCAACCGGCCCGCCAACTCATCGGAGTCGACCTCGTTACGGGCACAGCCCAGGGTCACCAGGGACACGGTCGGGGTGGCCGACACCTCGACGGGTGCCTGCACGACCGGACGGGGTTCGCGGCGGCGCGCGGTACGGCGCACCACCGCGTCCGCCGGACGCGGTCGACGCGGGCGCGAAGTCACAATTCACCAGCCTACGCGGCATTCGGGACCACTCCAGCCACCCGCACCGCCAGGGCACGCCCGGGTCAGCCGAGCACGGCCACCACAAGCAACGCGACAGGGTAGATCCCAGCCACCGCGAGCGCGCACAGCAGCACCAGAGTCCAGTTCCGCGGCATCCGAATCTGCGGCCGGCCGCCGACCCCGTAGGTCACGGTGTGCACGCCGCCGTACCTGGCGTCGAACTCCTGCAGCAGCGGTTCCGGGTCGACCCCGACCGCGCGGGCGATGCTGTCCAACCGCCCGCGGGCGAAGATGTCGGCGCCGCAGCCGGAGTAGTCGTCGTTCTCGAACTCGACCAGGCGGGCCACGCCGATCCGGGTGATCCGGGCCAGTTGGTCGTGGGTCAGGCCGGCCGACTGCCGGGCTGCGGCCAGCGTCGCGCCGATGCCGGTCGACGGCATGACCGGGTCGGACTCCCGGCGGCTGCCGGGCACGCGCGCCTGGGCAGCCGGACGGGGCTCGCTCCGGGGCGGGACGACCACCGCAAGCTCGGTGTACCGCTCGTCGATCGCATTCGACAGTCCCTGGGCGAGGACCTCGAGTTGAACGGCGACGAGATCGAGGTCTGCCGCGTCGATGACGGGGTGCTCCGCCGCCGTGACACCCCGATCATCGATGATCGGGCGGGGCACTCTCATACCCGGAGTGTCAACTCTCATACCCGAAACATCAGCTTCCGCGGGCTCCGCCTCAGCCACCGGGATCAGCACCACCCCGCCGACGACCTCGTCGTCCTCGGGGTCGATGAACTCCGCCGCATCGAGGGGCGGGCCCCAGGGGTCGGTCGGCGTGAACGGGATCCACTCGGCCACGGCCGCTTCGGCTACCGGCTCATCGACCGGCTCATCGACCGGCTCCTCCGGAACCTCGTCGACCGGGGGCGCCGGCGCCTCCCCCTCGAAGGCACCGGGCGCCTCGGCCGGAGGGTTCTCGTCCGCCGCGTACTCCGGCTCGTCCGGCTCGTCGTCGTACAGCGGGCAGTCGGGGTCGTGCGGGAGCTCGATCCCGAACACCGTGGAGGTCCAGTCGGCGGGTTCCGGCTGCCAGCGCCGGCCCCCGGCGCGCGCCTCGCCGGCCGAGTGCACGCGGGGCGGCCCACCGGTCGCCGGTTCGGCGACCAGTTGCTGGACCCGGGCCGATGAGCTGCCGGCTTCGGTTCGCGACTTGCTGACGCGGATCATGCCCTCCCAGCGGCGCTGGGCCTGGCTCTGCTCCGGGTTCGTCTCCTCGACGATCGGCTCGTCCATCACTCACTCGCCTCGCAATCCGGCGACCACATCGGGCGCCTCGTCCGCGGGAATCAGCACGTCGCGAGCCTTCGAGCCCTCGCTGGGCCCGACGATCCCGCGACTTTCCATCAGATCCATGAGCCGACCGGCCTTCGCGAAGCCGACCCGCAACTTGCGCTGGAGCATCGACGTCGAGCCGAACTGCGACGTGATCACCAGTTCGGCGGCCTGACAGAGCAGGTCGAGATCGTCACCGACCTCGGAGTCGATCTCCTTGGTGGAGGCCGCCGGGACGGTGACGTCGTCGCGGTAGACCGCCTCCATCTGCTTCTTGCAGTGCTTGACGACCGCCGCGATCTCCTTCTCGGGCACGAACGCGCCCTGGACCCGGATCGGCTTGCTGGCGCCCATCGGCAGGAACAGGCCATCGCCCTGTCCGACGAGCTTCTCCGCGCCCGGCTGGTCGAGGATGACCTGCGAATCGGTCCGCGAGGAGGTCGCGAACGCCAGCCGCGACGGGACGTTGGCCTTGATCAGACCGGTGACAACGTCCACCGAGGGTCGCTGCGTGGCGATCACCAGGTGGATGCCGGCGGCGCGGGCCAGCTGCGTGATCCGCTGGATGTGGCCTTCCACGTCGCGCGGGGCGACCATCATCAGGTCGGCCAGCTCGTCGACGATCACCAGCAGGTACGGGTACGGCTTGTAGATCCGCTCGCTGCCCAGCGGCGGGATGAGCCTGCCCTCGCGTACCGCGGAGTTGAAGTCGTCGATGTGCTTGAAGCCGCTGTGTTCCAGGTCGTCGTAGCGCATGTCCATCTCGCGGGCGACCCAGCCGAGGGCGTCTGCCGCTCGCTTCGGGTTGGTGATCACCGGGGTGATCAGGTGCGGGACGCCCTCGTACGCGGTCAGCTCGACCCGCTTGGGGTCGATGAGGATCAGCCGCACCTGGTCCGGGGTGGCGCGCATCAGGATCGAGACGATCAGCGCGTTGATGCAGCTGGACTTGCCGGCGCCGGTGGCACCCGCGATCAGGATGTGCGGCATCTTCGCGAGGTTGGCGCAGACCATGCCGCCCTCGACGTCCTTGCCCAACGCCACCAGCATCGGGTGCGGGTTGTCGGTCGCGGTGGGCGAGCGCAGCACGTCGCCCAGGGACACCAGTTCGCGGTCCGCGTTGGGGATCTCCACGCCGATCGCGGACTTGCCGGGGATCGGCGAGAGGATCCGGACGTCGGCGCTGGCGACGGCGTAGGCAATGTTCTTGCTTAGGTTGGTGACCTTCTCGACCTTCACGCCGGGGCCGAGTTCGACCTCGTACCGGGTGACCGTCGGGCCACGGGTGAATCCGGTGACCTCGGCGTCCAGGTCGAACTGCTCGAGCACACCGGTCAGCTGCCCGACGACGTGGTCGTTGGCGGCGGTGCGTGCCTTGTGCGCGGTGCCCGCGGACAAGGCGGTCGGGACAGGTAGGCGGTAGCCGCTGTCCTCGCCGGTCCCGCCGGCGGGCG from Sporichthyaceae bacterium includes the following:
- the pgsA gene encoding CDP-diacylglycerol--glycerol-3-phosphate 3-phosphatidyltransferase, with product MSALTQDHLADPVSRVGAANLANGLTALRLLLVPVFVVVLFHGGGHVHSWRWFAWVVYAVAAVTDTLDGRVARSRGLVTDFGKIADPIADKALSGAALIGLSTLGDLPWIVTIIVLVREIGVTLLRFWVIRRGVIAASRGGKLKTMLLGFGTGFWILPFTGFGHDIARVLMTAAVVVALLTGYDYLLRALRLRRTAPVV
- a CDS encoding radical SAM protein, whose protein sequence is MRRTARRREPRPVVQAPVEVSATPTVSLVTLGCARNEVDSDELAGRLAGAGWVVGDDPERADVIVVNTCGFVEAAKKDSIDALLAASDIVDGAAGRAVVAVGCLAERYGAELAAALPEARVLGFDDYGDIGSRLRDAVAGVSHVAHTPRDRRALLPLTPVDRPAAAGGVSVPGHAPAGTDPVADLLAWAGPGSGPRPLRRRLDGGPMAPLKLASGCDRRCAFCAIPSFRGAFLSRPPVEVLEEAAWLAAGGVREIVLVSENSTSYGKDLGELRLLERLLPRLAQIEGVERVRVNYLQPAEMRPSLVDVLTGTPGVAPYFDLSFQHSSADVLRRMRRFGDTDRFLELIDSIRSRQPGAGIRTNVIVGFPGETEADVVELERFLSAARLDAVGVFGYSDEDGTEAVAFDGKVDEAEIRDRLERITRLVEQVAEDRAADRVGDEVIVLVESTEGGDYPGDDRFGPAVAEGRAAHQAPEVDGGVVLVGPFESRVGEFVTARVVGSFGVDLVAEAVGVSGGALAGALAGAVG
- a CDS encoding helix-turn-helix domain-containing protein, with product MDEPIVEETNPEQSQAQRRWEGMIRVSKSRTEAGSSSARVQQLVAEPATGGPPRVHSAGEARAGGRRWQPEPADWTSTVFGIELPHDPDCPLYDDEPDEPEYAADENPPAEAPGAFEGEAPAPPVDEVPEEPVDEPVDEPVAEAAVAEWIPFTPTDPWGPPLDAAEFIDPEDDEVVGGVVLIPVAEAEPAEADVSGMRVDTPGMRVPRPIIDDRGVTAAEHPVIDAADLDLVAVQLEVLAQGLSNAIDERYTELAVVVPPRSEPRPAAQARVPGSRRESDPVMPSTGIGATLAAARQSAGLTHDQLARITRIGVARLVEFENDDYSGCGADIFARGRLDSIARAVGVDPEPLLQEFDARYGGVHTVTYGVGGRPQIRMPRNWTLVLLCALAVAGIYPVALLVVAVLG
- a CDS encoding DNA translocase FtsK — encoded protein: MATRVPKSTPAAKRKASAGRGGSARPVKGSAGSVLDPPGTANTRLRRVAVSTMKVNPVSGLIMGLWVLVESIYLGIARGIGKVIRSVNRSARELDPEHRRDGFGLSLVGLAVVVAAGEWWGLHGFVGAVVRAVVSGSLGSVGLVVPPALIALGVHVLRNTGDGSAGGRVTVGTSCLAFGICGLVELHDGIPRPQEGTGAMHRAGGMIGYLAAGPLAAATASAVAAALLVLLSVFGLLVVTATPVRQVPERLRALATPLLGPPGEWEPAHSEAYGDGDVPYDQEADRAPRRGRGRKPGTDGEIPFDTPVLTPVPRPARRVPAPGPPADDLLVDFPAPPKPRPAPVPPPAPGPVPATVVDSTTDKPTDVIGVTAPPAGGTGEDSGYRLPVPTALSAGTAHKARTAANDHVVGQLTGVLEQFDLDAEVTGFTRGPTVTRYEVELGPGVKVEKVTNLSKNIAYAVASADVRILSPIPGKSAIGVEIPNADRELVSLGDVLRSPTATDNPHPMLVALGKDVEGGMVCANLAKMPHILIAGATGAGKSSCINALIVSILMRATPDQVRLILIDPKRVELTAYEGVPHLITPVITNPKRAADALGWVAREMDMRYDDLEHSGFKHIDDFNSAVREGRLIPPLGSERIYKPYPYLLVIVDELADLMMVAPRDVEGHIQRITQLARAAGIHLVIATQRPSVDVVTGLIKANVPSRLAFATSSRTDSQVILDQPGAEKLVGQGDGLFLPMGASKPIRVQGAFVPEKEIAAVVKHCKKQMEAVYRDDVTVPAASTKEIDSEVGDDLDLLCQAAELVITSQFGSTSMLQRKLRVGFAKAGRLMDLMESRGIVGPSEGSKARDVLIPADEAPDVVAGLRGE